A window of Symphalangus syndactylus isolate Jambi chromosome X, NHGRI_mSymSyn1-v2.1_pri, whole genome shotgun sequence genomic DNA:
ctcctcattctctcttgctgccgccatgtaagaagtacctttTGCCCTCCGCCATGATTATGGGACTTAcccagtcacgtggaactgtaagtcaaattaaacctcctggccggcgcggtggcttacacctgtaatctcaacactttgggaggctgaggtgggtggatcacctgaggtcaggagttccagaccagcctggccaacatggtgaagccccgtctctactaacagcacaaaaattagccgggagttggggcacgcacctgtaatcccagctactcaggaggctgaggcaggagaattgcttcaacccaggaggcagaggttgcagtgagcctagatcgcgccactgcacttcagcctgggcgacaggagcaagactccgtctcagaaaaaaaaagaaattcaacctccttttcttccaagtctagggtatgtctttatcagcagcgtaaaAACGACTAATACAGAGAGTAATGCATAAAGACACAGcgggagagagagacaaaaagagaaagagagagagagagagaatgagacaggaggaagggagggacaggAGAACAAGAGAGGGCCCTCTTCCCACTATCCTTCCAAAATCAGGGTTTCCTCATCACCACTTCCTCAAGGCCTAGGTGCCAAAGAGGTCACTGAAGGAAGCAAAGTCCCCTCTTCCTCGGCAGGCCTGAAGGCTCCTGGGCTATGGCCGCTGGTCTTCCTAAGCCAGAAGCTATAACCCTGAGCCATTGGGCTTCTCAGCCCAGCTTCCTCCTGTCCAAAATGAGAGGTCAAACAGGAGTTAGAGGGCCTGAGAAGTCCTGTCCCAGCAACACACCCCCCTAAGAAGGCACAGGCTGTTTAAATGCAGCGCCGACGTTCGGCTGGGATATTCTGACCCACTCAGGGCTGCCCCATAAACCAGCGCGTGTCCGGATCCAAGCGCACCGAGAACTCGAAACCTCTCTGTTAAGCTGCCCACTGGGGGGTTAAGTTCAAAGCCAGAGGACAAAGGAAACGGATGAAGCGTCCGATACAAGAATTACCCATTTCAGACGCACAAGACGAAGAGCACAGGCGGTGTCAGTACATGTTAGGATCCGTCCCCAACTCCATCGTCTTGATCCCCACAAAGCCACGGAACACCTGTACCCCGGAGCCCAGTTGCTCCTGCAGCCCCTGGAGAAATCTGTACATTCCCCGCCGAGGACCCTGCCGCTGGGCACACGGGGAGGCTGGCCTGAGGGACCCCGCGCCCGTGTCCCTGGGGCCGCTGCCTGGGAGAGCGCACCAGTTACCCCAGGCGAGGTGACCCACAGGAAGTTTGGTGACGTCGGACGGCCCAGGCCCCAGAGTGCTGTGTGTGCTGGGGGCGGAGGGTGGTCTCCGAGAGGAGCCGTCGGCGTTGCACGGAAGGCACCCGGTCGGTCGGGGGACTCGCCGGGGCTGGGGGGTGCGCTCCACTTCTCCGAGCGCCCCCCAGGGAGACCCAGGGCGCAGGAGCAGCCCCGCGCTGGGATCCGGAGCCGCAGCGGCGGGGCAGGGCCCTCCCCAGGAGGCCGGCACCCGGGGCCCTTTGTCCTACTACAGCGTCCCGGCCCCGCCGCGCGCCCCTGTGGGCCGAGTCCCCGCGCGCACTCACCCACGGTGACCAGCGTGTCGAAGTCCTGAAGGCGGTTGGCAGGCGGCTCCGGCGACCGCGCCTCGGGGCTGGGGCAGAGCGCGGGCGCCCAGTCCGGGGTCTCCTCTGCCACGGCCGCCTGGGCCAGCCCGGGCGCCTCCATGGGGACGCACTCAGGTCCGGGGCGCCGGGCCGGGCCGGAGCGCTCGGGGAGCCGGGCTTCCGGGGACGCAGCCTCGGAGGGCGGCGCGGCGGCATCAACGGAGGCTCCCCATGCGCGCCATGCGGCTTGTGGAGGCCAGGACTCGGCCCACCCGGCTCGGAGCCCGCAAGACGCCAATGCGCCTTCCGGTGCGCGCGCAGCCCGGCGCGGCTGACGGAGCGGCGGGGACAAGGGCTGGGCGGCGCTCACTGCACGAGCAGCAATGGCCCCAAGTGGGAGCAGCCGCCGGCCTCGGGGGGCGGGCACGAAGCGCCGGGAGGTGGCGGGGGCCGCGGCCCGGGCTTGTAGAGCGAGGTGGGAGCCCTGCACATTCCCAGTCTCGCGCCCCCTGCCTCCTGCAGCTCGGTAGCCGCGTGTGCGTTGAAGAGGCGGGCGGAAGCCTCCTGGGcgaggcctggggctgggggcgtCGCCTTCGCACGCGCTCCGCCCCTGCCGCGATCCAGCCCAGGAGCCGGAGACCTGGGCGTGCCCCGCCACCGTGAGCAGGCGCGGCCCTGGGGAGGTGCTCACGCGCCCGAAGCGTCCCTCGAGTGGCACCCAGGACGACCTCTCACCGCGACCGACCGCCCCGACCCTCTTAGGCGCAGAGGCGCACAGGTCCAGACCCGGCTACTCAGGAAGTaggaaacattttacaacctattCTCTCTTGTCTTTGAAGCCTGCTAGCTAAAAGCTTCATCTGCATAgtaaaactttggtctccaccACCTCTTATCccaacccagacattcctttctgtgatcccaggtcttcagataaactcaaccaactgtcaaccagaaaatgtttaaattcacccATAGCCTGGAaccccccttcccccatccccccgCCCCAGCCCACCACTTCTACTTGTCTcttttctggaccaaaccaatgtatttctcaaatgtatttgattgctgtctcatgccttcctaaaatgtataaaaacaaactgcaccccaaccaccttgggcacatgttctcaggacctcctgagggctgtgtaaTGGGCCATGGTCAGTCGTATTTGGCTCAGaacaaatttcttcaaatattttacagagtttgactctatTTGTTGACACCTTTTCTTAGACAGCTACTACAAGATGTTCTTCAGAAAAAGGATGGCGCAAACTGAGAACAAGTAAGACGTGGATTCAGAAAGTTAGGAGATCCGGTGGAGGAGAGAAGTGCAGTTGGTGGCCAGGGTGACAGCCATTCACCAGGTTCCATAGGCAAACAGTTCATGTTGGAGATGGGGTTCAAGAGATGCTAGACGGAGCCATCCAGGAAGAAAGAGCAGGAATGAACGGACAAAAAGTATGGGAGTTAGAAAAACTGATGAGTTGAGGGGCACATGGTAGGCCTTTTGGAGCACTGGGATAAAATAGTTTCAGGCACTAAGTAAATTGTATATAAAAAGAAGgcagcccagtgcagtggctcatgcctgtaatctcagcaactccaGAGGCCgggttgggaggatcacttgaactcaggagtttgaggctgcagtgagctataattgcaccactgcactccagccttctagcttgggtgacagaccctgtctccaaaaaataaaaaggcaattacTAACtccaggaaaaaggaaagaaagaaaacataatcaTTGTAGTCACTGGTTCATCTTTGAATATCATTGCAATGGTCATCATAATGGAAACACTGATGATTTCTTAAACCAAATATTGTGACCTAAATGTTTAAAGAATGTGGTAGGAGGGAAAGGACATTTGTGATTGGATGGAAAGGCAGGCAGGAGAGTGTCACAGTCTGAGGGGTTCTTCTTTCCTGCTGCCCCCCAGAAGCCCAATGCACCGAGAACAGCAGATGTTGCAGCAAAGAAGGAGGTTAATAATTGCAGGGACTGCTAATTGAGGAGAATAGGAGAGGtttctcaaatctgtctccctgaaaagttggaaactatGGTTTTTCATGGTACTTTCGTGGGCAGAAGGCTGGGGAACTGCAACAATTGATTGGGTATGGATGAAATCTCAGGGGTGTCTAAAACAGTCTTTGTGCAGGTGAGCTAGTTCCCAGGAGCGGGTATCTCAGGACCAGGTGGCATCTCTTGGTCTGCCAAAAtgctaaatctgaaaaatatttcaaagaccattgtttaggttttacaatagtaatGTTATCTACAGGAGTAGTTTGGGAAGTTATACATCTTGTGATCCCTGGTTACGTGACTCTGCTGCAGTGAACAACTTACATGAAAACACGCTAAGTGATGGCAGGTCATTGATTAACTATGCCTATTCTTTAGCAAAGTTCAAGCCCCTACGGTAATTCTCACCTTGTTTTCTGAATGTGGCTTTAATCTGCAGTCAAGGAGTGGGGTCAGTTTCCTTGCCTCAGAgtttaactctctctctctctgtgtataaatatatatatacaattatttatttatttattattttttgagacacaatcttgctctgttgtgcaggttggagtgcagtggtgtgagctcagctcactgcagcctcaacttcctgggctccagtgatcctctcacctcagcctcctgagtagctgggactacaggtgcacaccaccatgcctggttaatttttgtaaattttttgttgagaaggggtttcagtatgttcctgaggctggtctccaactcctgggctcaagcaatcctcctgcctgggtctcccaaggTGTTGGGTGGCACCATACCTGGCTTCAAATTTTAACTATAAACTAACTTCCTCACACAGTTATCTTGGCTGCCACAGTagaataagcaaaaacaaaacaatttagcCTGTGAGGTTTAATGGAAAATGGAGTCAGTCACATTAGATTTctcacatttgtttttctttttctttttttgatggagttttgctgttgttgcccaggctggagtgcaatggcgcgatctcagctcactgcaacctctgcctcctgggttcaagtgattctcctgcctcagcctcccgagtagctgggattacaggcacctgcctccatgcccggctaattttttttttttttaatagagacggggttgcaccatgttttccggctggttttgaactcctgacctcaagcgatctgcctacctcagcctcccaaagtgctaggattacaggcatgagccactgcacccagccaagatttcTCACATTTCTTATAATTCTGCAATCTCAGTTTCAAGACCAAATCCTCAGTAACCATAAGGcgtaaaattgacaaatcttgaAATTGTAGTATAAGAATATTACATAAGACCATGATTgtaaatatgaaaacaaacttttaaaggaTTGAAATTGAATAGAGGCTGGGAATGGGACATTTTGATAcaaggaggtttttttttaagtactaacTTTTTCATATTGCCTTTACAATAATCTGCTTAAACTTTAAGAACATTTGGAAAAGAAGGTGTCACAGATGTTCCCTTCCAGGCAGACACGTCTTCACTTCTTTGGCTTTACTCCTCTGGAGAGATCACGGCAGAGCTTGGCACCGTATATATACTCATGGGGCACTGATGGCAGTGGACATTTGAGTGAGGCAgtctttgctttttacttttggAGGGTgattgtgaagatgaaatgaaataacccACATGGCAATGCCCATAATTCACCAGGCACATAAACGGGGTGTCAGGAAATATTAGCTCAGCAGAGATTCTACATTCATCTTTTCCCTGAGAATGATAATGAGGGATGTTTAGTACTGAAATAAAGAATCAAAACACAGGTGTATCGACCTAGTCTTAGATTCAGCAGAAGTGTGTTTTTCTCTGTCCTGAAACAGAAGCAGATGCAGAGATGCAAGTGTTAAAAACTGCATGGTAAAATAAATACTCCACGTGCTTGGAGTGAccatatttagcaaataaaaattgtaataaatttaaatttcagataacacattttaaaaagttttaaattttaattctatttattctactttttaatttttattctttgagacagagtctcactctgtggcccaggctggagtacagtggtgtgattacggctcactgcagcctctacctcttcgggctcaggcgatccccacacctcagcctcctgagtagttggactacaggtgtgcaccatttcgctcagctgatttttgtatttttgtagagacagggtttcaccatgttgcctaggctggtcttgtactcctgggatcaacaatccccccacctcagcctcccaaagtcctaggattccaggtgtgagccactgcacttggccaagtAACAGATTTTTAAGTATCAGTATGCCCCATGTCATACTGGGGGCATATggatactaaaaaattattcagtatttatctgaaattcacatttaattgGTGTTGTGTCTTTTATCTGGAAACCTTATAGATGACTGAATTTGCAGCTGTCATGTCACTGTTTGTGGCTTAATGAATTCATTTGCCATTTACGAAAATTCAGTACCCAGGAGAAAGGGGATGCTGTTTGGAAGAACATGATGTCACTGCCAATGCTGAATTAACTTGGTGGTCTGGAATACACAATCTGCGAACATgagtctctgtttttgtttttgtttttgtttttgagatggagtcttgctcggtcgtccaggctggagtgcagtggcaccatctccgttccctgcaacctctgcctcccgggtttaagcgattctcttgtctcagtctcccaagtagcttggactacaggcgcgcaccaccatgcccagataaattttgtatgttgagtagagatggggtttcaccatgttggccaggctgagccttcagagggagtgtGGCTCGGACCGCACcttcatttcagacttctagtCTCTAGAAATGTGAGAATGCACATTAATTGAGACTCATTCAGTGTCTCaatttatggtactttgttaaaACAGACCTAGGAAAATAATACTCCCAATCAGAAGGACAGAACAAACAAGTGGAATTTTCAACACAACACAAAATTGGAGGTATGTACCTTTTTTAGCAGTAATTGTGTATTAACTTGCTCTTCCAAAGTGGTGGTTTGGAGAACGGATAAGCCCAAGTGTCAAGGATGAAAATAATGATCAATTGAACTCCAAATGGACTATAAACCAATTTCAGCCTGTCAATATAACATGGGTAATTATTTAGTCTTCATGTtgatttaatatttgctttaatagaatgaaaaaatataggTACACTCACAACTAGGGGCCCTAATCAATGATCATTTATCATGAGCATTTGATTTTCAACACATTATGAATTACATGGTGGTATAGTCAATGCAGCTCACAGTAGTGGCTTTGAATCTGCATTGCCCCTGGCCATATGACCTTCAACATATTTTGAGGTTGGGGGAACAGGAGGAATATTTTTTACCAATTTTGTGTTTGAGCCAATACGGTTGTTTTTGAAAGGGCTGTGTGACCCTCTGTGGAAATAAAGTTGATTTATAGCTGAACTGGACAAGCTCTATCTATCTCTCGCAACTACTGGAGGTCTGGTCTTTGACCCGTGCTCAGTGGGTTTTATGAGATGTTGCTTAAAGTCTCATACTGGGCTTGGTAATTGTAGAATAGAGTGGTTCTATGCTTTGCATGGTGggataagatttcttttttaaagtttttaatttttaatctttgtagatacatagtaggtgtacgtatttatggggtacatgagtttttttttttttttttgaaacagagtctggctccgtcacccaggctggagtgcagtaatgtggtcttggctcactacaaccactgactcctggattcaagcgattctcctgcctcagcctcctgagtagctggaactacaggtgtgcaccaccatgtaaggctaattcttgtatttttagtagaaatggggtttcgccatgttggccaggctggtcttgagctcctgacctcaagtaatccacccgcctcggcctcccaaactgctgggatgacaggcgtgagccaccgcacctgaccactaagatatctttttgttttgttttgttttgttttgtttttgagacggagtcttgctctgttgcccaggctggagtgcagtggcgtgatctcggatcactgcaacctctgccccaggttcaagcgattctcctgcctcagcctcccgagtagctgggattacagatgcccgccaccatgcacggctaattttcatatttttagtagagacagggtttcaccatgttggtcaggtgcaTCACCAACTGTTGGACTTGAAAGCTGTGGGCTTTTTCCGCAGGAAAACACACATCAGAATTGATTCACGATTTCCTCTCCTGTGTCTGGGGATTCCCGGGATCTCCCTGGAATCGTCTTTGCAGAGTGAAGGGGTCCTAATGGCCAGGAGGTAAAATTCGGAGGAATTCACTCAGGAGGGAGAGAGCCGTATCCTCATTTCGGGAGCTGAGAGGCAGGCCCCCTGGCCTGCTTCCCGgctgagacccagggaagagctgaAGTTAACTGGGTGCCTGTGTAGAAAGCAGCCAGCAGAGGTGGCTGCAGGCTGCCATAGGGCAGAGAAATCTGAATCAGCTGCCCCCCAGAAACTCGGGGGATACCTGGCATGCTTCCCTCATCCCCTGGGAGGCACACCTTCCCCTGCTCCCAAGCCTCAGCTGAGTGTGCACAGAGGGGCACACCTTCCCCTGCCTCCTAGGAATATGAAGacatagtatattttatttatttatttatttatttaatttttttgagatggagtattgctgtgtcgcccaggctggagtgcagtggcgcgatctctgctcactgcaagctctgcctcccgggttcacgccattctcctgcctcagtctcccaagtaggtgggactacaggcgcccgccacctcacctggctaattttttgtatttttagtagagacggggtttcaccgtgttagccaggatggtctcgaactcctgaccccgtgatccaccttcctcagcctcccaaagtgctgggatgagaggtgtgagccactgcgcccagccagtagtTTCTTTTATGAGTTGGAATCTGCTCatttgaaaatacatttgtttttgagatggagtctcgctctgttgcccaggctggagtgcagtggcgcgatctcagctcactgcaacctccgcctcccaggttcatgccattctcctgcctcagcctcccaagtagctgggactacaggcgcccaccacctcacccggctaattttttgtatttttagtagagacggggtttcatcgtgttagccaggatggtcttgatctcctgacctcatgatccacctgcctcagcctcccaaagtgctgggatgagaggtgtgagccaccgcgcccggccagtagttTCTTTTATGAGATGGAATGTGCTCatttgaaaatacaattttttttgcaaaaatcTTTAGAGAATACTGAGTgtatcacaaaaattagccacaacacccagctaattttttttattattattttttgtagagatggggtgttgctgtgttgtccaggctggtcttgaactcctgagctcaagggatcctcccagcccagccttcccaaagtgctgggatgacaggcttgagccactgcacctggcttcttgGTTCCTTGTTATCTGCCTTTTTAAGTCACACTCAGGGACAGGAACACCCAGGTTTTCAGCTAGGGCTTTCGGCTGTGAACCTGCCACGTCTGCTGTGATCACAAGTAATGATTATTTCAGAAGAGAGGGACAGGGGCCTCCCTCTGATTCAGAATGTTCCCCAAAGGAGAGATAGCATCTGTGACTCATGACTAATTCTCTAGAACATGCTCTGCAGGGCTGTTtctgctggggtttttttttggggggggtgggggggacagagtttcacccttgttgcccaggctggagtgcaatggtgtgacctccgctcactgcaacctccgcctcccgggttcaagcaattctcctgcctcagcctcccgagtagctgggattacaggcacgcgccaccacgcccagctagtttttgtgtttttagtagagacggggtttcgccatgttggccaggcaggtcttgaactcctgacctcaggcaatccacctgccttggcctcccaaagtgctgggattacagacatcagccactTCGGACAACCTTAAAACTCAATTTCCAGTACCCCCACTGAGGAAAAAAGACAACGTGGTCATTGGCTTGCTGTGGGGTGAGCACTGTCATCATGACCATAAACCTGAGTCCCCGGATTCTCATTTAATCACTTTTCTGACTTCTATCTttaaacattagccgggcgtagtggcgggcgcctgtagtcccagctactttgggaggctgaggcaggagaatggctcaaacccgggaggcggaggttgcagtgagccgagatcgcgccactgatctccagcctgtacaacaagagcaaaaattccatctaaaaaaaaaaaaagacagatgccCTGGAGAAATACCTACCTAAACTCCCGCCATGGGTAgaatagagatttatttttattttattttttcggggggaggagggacagggtcttgctctgtcacccagattggaattcagtggcaagatcttggttcactgcaacctctgcctcccaagctcaagcgattctcctgcctcggcctcccgagtaactgggattacaggcgcccgccactactgcctggctaatttttatatttttggtagagacggggtttcaccgtgttggccaagctggtcttgaactcatgagctcaggagatccacccgcctcggcctcccaacgtgctgggatgacaggcgtgagccacctcgcctgtaTGCACTTATTTTTATACATAGTGTATATTGtatacacttatttttaaatatacacatacacaaaatatacaaaaaaaagttagctgagtgtggtggtgtgtgcctgtaatcccagctactcgggaggctgaggcaggagaattgcttgaacccgggaggcggagcttgcagtgagccgagatcgcgccattgcactccagcctgggtgacagagcgagactccgtaccaaaaaaaaaaaaaaaaaagttttaaactaaTAGCCAGTTGGGTAAAGTGTGAAAAATGAGGTCctattccagccaatggaaagtGGATGCAGCAGTAGGTTAGACGTGTCAGGTTATAAATaactctgtctcctttgttcggTGTGCTCTTGTGGCTGGACAGCTATTGAGTAGCGATCATTTGTTCCTgcgttaattctttttttgtgtgtagttttttttttttttttttgagaggagtctcactctgttgcccaggctggagtgcagtggcgcgatctcggctcgctgcaagctctgcctcccgggttcatgccattctcctgcctcagcctcctgagtagctgggactacaggcgcctgccaccacgcccggctaattttttgtatttttcgtagagacgcggtttcaccgtgttagccaggatggtctctgtctcctgacctcgtgatccacccatcttggcctcccaaagtgctgggattacaggcgtgagccaccgcacctggctttttttttttttttgagacggagtctcgctctgtcgcccaggctggagtgcagtggcatgatcttggcttcaTTTGCAACAAAGTGTAAACCTGGAAAATCTGAGACAagtcggggcacagcttggttttttttgttttgggttttttttgcagGGGAAGGGGTagtttggagtctcgctctgtagtccaggctggagtgcagtggtgcaatctcggctcactgccacctccgcctcccaggtcctggttcaagcaattctcctgc
This region includes:
- the LOC129476363 gene encoding anoctamin-8-like produces the protein MPGIPRVSGGQLIQISLPYGSLQPPLLAAFYTGTQLTSALPWPGLDLCASAPKRVGAVGRGERSSWVPLEGRFGRVSTSPGPRLLTVAGHAQVSGSWAGSRQGRSACEGDAPSPRPRPGGFRPPLQRTRGYRAAGGRGRETGNVQGSHLALQARAAAPATSRRFVPAPRGRRLLPLGAIAARAVSAAQPLSPPLRQPRRAARAPEGALASCGLRAGWAESWPPQAAWRAWGASVDAAAPPSEAASPEARLPERSGPARRPGPECVPMEAPGLAQAAVAEETPDWAPALCPSPEARSPEPPANRLQDFDTLVTVGKQLEAICVKVTSGETKGQERPMSLLATVQPQSARQSQPPRRNSRLVGLHVTSPQLLRVWPLVRTEPQSCFLHQPPAQGFVERPLPAL